Genomic segment of Kiritimatiellia bacterium:
GGGATCACGACGCGCATCGTTGCGGAGTAGTCGAGTTGGCCGAAACCGACCCGCAGCCAGCCGCGGACGGCGAGCGCAATCAACACTACGCCGATCAATCCGGCCGCGGCGCCGATGGCGAGACCTCGTTCGAGGTTGATGCGCCGCAGCCAACGCTCCAGCATCGGGTCGGGTGGGAGGAACCCCTCCTGAATGCCAAATAACCGCGTCATCATCGAGAACAGCACGGACTGGTAGCCGAGCATGACCAGCAACGATCCGATCAGCAACGAGTGCGCGTCCGGGCGAATGCGACCGACCTGGACTCGCCCGTAGACGAGCGCAGCGAGGGCCGTTCCAGTCAGCATCAGTGCGAGCCCTGGACAGAGGAACAACCGCCGCGGCGAGGACACCAGAAACAGTCGCAACGTCCGCCATCCGTCGCGGAAGGTTTTCAGGTGCGGCCGCCGCACGCGGCGGCCGTCGGGGTACAACGTGATCGGAAGCTCGCACAGGCGAGCACGGGCCATCGCCGCCTTGATCACCATCTCGGTTGCGAACTCCATGCCGATGCACCGCAGCTCGAGGCGGTCGTACAGAGCCCGCGTGAACGCGCGCATGCCGCAGTAGACGTCGTGAATCGGTACTTGGAACCATCGCCGCGCCAGCGCAGAGATCGCCGGATTGCCCAGATGGCGGTGCAGCCACGGCATCGCGCCGCGCTCAATGCGACCGCCACCGGCGGGCAGCCGACAGCC
This window contains:
- a CDS encoding glycosyltransferase family 2 protein — translated: MTAAPTPEISIVIPCLNESETVGAVVRTARETLDRHHIAGEVIVADNGSEDGSAELALAAGARVVRVAERGYGAALMAGIEQSRAPFILMADADQSYDLTEIPRFLARLREGWELVQGCRLPAGGGRIERGAMPWLHRHLGNPAISALARRWFQVPIHDVYCGMRAFTRALYDRLELRCIGMEFATEMVIKAAMARARLCELPITLYPDGRRVRRPHLKTFRDGWRTLRLFLVSSPRRLFLCPGLALMLTGTALAALVYGRVQVGRIRPDAHSLLIGSLLVMLGYQSVLFSMMTRLFGIQEGFLPPDPMLERWLRRINLERGLAIGAAAGLIGVVLIALAVRGWLRVGFGQLDYSATMRVVIPGATLIALGTQTLFSGAFVSILGMRRRR